A single window of Mycolicibacterium madagascariense DNA harbors:
- a CDS encoding TerC family protein — MQVTQLEWIVTLAVTIAVLLFDIVVIARRPHEPSIRECAIALSVYVGLAVAFGVWVWFSHGSQYGVEFFAGWLTEYSLSIDNLFIFLIIMASFNVPKKYQQEALLVGIILALIFRGVFIALGAVAIEQFSWVFYVFGAFLVYTAITLARDNDHDDDAENAVVKFARNHLTLTDRWDGLKLWIAENGARAMTPMFLVIVALGTTDLLFALDSIPAIYGLTQEPYLVFTANVFALMGLRQLYFLLGDLLKRLVYLSKGLAFILAFIGVKLVLHALHQNEVPFINGGQHVPVPEIPTLLSLGVIVLVLVVTTVASLYTTRVANRRAETADDAT, encoded by the coding sequence ATGCAGGTCACCCAACTCGAATGGATCGTCACCCTCGCCGTGACGATCGCCGTTCTCCTGTTCGACATCGTCGTCATCGCGCGCCGACCCCACGAACCGTCGATCCGCGAGTGCGCGATCGCCCTGTCGGTCTACGTCGGCCTGGCCGTGGCGTTCGGCGTCTGGGTGTGGTTCTCGCACGGCAGCCAGTACGGCGTCGAGTTCTTCGCCGGCTGGCTGACCGAGTACAGCCTGTCGATCGACAACCTGTTCATCTTCCTGATCATCATGGCGAGCTTCAACGTGCCGAAGAAGTATCAGCAGGAGGCGTTGCTGGTTGGCATCATCCTCGCGCTGATCTTCCGCGGCGTCTTCATTGCGCTCGGCGCGGTGGCGATCGAGCAGTTCTCCTGGGTGTTCTACGTCTTCGGCGCGTTCCTCGTCTACACCGCGATCACGTTGGCGCGTGACAACGACCACGACGACGACGCCGAGAACGCCGTCGTGAAATTCGCCCGCAACCACCTCACGCTGACCGACAGGTGGGACGGCCTCAAGCTTTGGATCGCGGAGAACGGCGCCAGGGCGATGACGCCGATGTTCCTCGTCATCGTCGCGTTGGGCACGACCGACCTGCTCTTCGCGCTCGACTCGATCCCGGCGATCTACGGGCTGACCCAGGAGCCGTACCTGGTGTTCACGGCGAACGTCTTCGCGCTGATGGGGCTGCGCCAGCTCTACTTCCTGCTCGGCGACCTGCTCAAGCGGCTGGTCTACCTGTCCAAGGGGCTGGCGTTCATCCTGGCGTTCATCGGCGTGAAGCTGGTGCTGCACGCCCTGCACCAGAACGAGGTGCCGTTCATCAACGGCGGCCAGCACGTGCCCGTGCCGGAGATCCCGACGCTGCTGAGCCTCGGCGTGATCGTCCTCGTGCTGGTCGTCACGACGGTGGCCAGCCTCTACACGACCCGGGTGGCGAACCGGCGCGCCGAGACGGCCGACGACGCCACCTGA
- a CDS encoding VOC family protein produces the protein MRLDLLSPSIEIGLVTTNLEAMVEFYEGFLGLEHQGDIAFADGSQRRYALGSAVLKLVTYDTPPALGPTPGGGRAQAGLRYVTIGVQNLREVAADVEAAGYAVVEPPTEFAPVPGMGWMFIADPDGNAIELFGTL, from the coding sequence GTGCGCCTGGATCTGCTCAGCCCCAGCATCGAGATCGGCCTGGTGACCACCAACCTCGAGGCGATGGTCGAGTTCTACGAGGGCTTCCTCGGGCTCGAGCACCAGGGTGACATCGCCTTCGCCGACGGCTCGCAACGCCGGTACGCCCTGGGGTCCGCCGTCCTCAAGCTGGTCACCTACGACACCCCACCCGCCTTGGGTCCGACGCCCGGTGGCGGCCGGGCGCAGGCGGGGTTGCGCTACGTCACCATCGGCGTGCAGAACCTGCGCGAGGTCGCGGCCGACGTCGAAGCCGCGGGCTACGCCGTGGTCGAGCCGCCCACCGAGTTCGCGCCGGTGCCCGGGATGGGCTGGATGTTCATCGCCGATCCCGACGGCAATGCGATCGAGCTGTTCGGCACGCTCTGA
- a CDS encoding competence/damage-inducible protein A, with amino-acid sequence MSARAGIVVTGTEVLTGRVQDRNGPWLADRLLELGVELAHITICGDRPSDIEAQLRFLAGEGVDLIVTSGGLGPTADDVTVATVAEFSGRELILDDALEATIADILRRLMGRSGVGEVDFDAVLAANRKQAMVPQGAEILSPVGTAPGVVVPGTPTIVVLPGPPRELQPMWDKAIRTDGVQQAIAGRTEYRQATIRMFGLPESGLAETLRDGEQSIADFDRLEITTCLRRGELEIVTRYEPDAAPVYDALLALLQTRHGREIFSTDGALVDDQVAELLAGRTIATAESCTAGLVAARLTDRPGSSAYVAGGVVSYSNEAKSALLGVDPRLIAEHGAVSEPVAEAMAMGALRRFEADTAISTTGIAGPGGGSAEKPVGTVCFSVQLADGRSTTTTLVLPGNRSDVRERSTTVAMHLLRRLLSTPAGVGHA; translated from the coding sequence GTGAGTGCCCGTGCGGGAATCGTCGTCACCGGAACCGAAGTACTGACCGGACGCGTCCAGGACCGCAACGGTCCATGGCTCGCCGACCGGTTGCTGGAGCTGGGGGTGGAGCTCGCTCACATCACCATCTGCGGGGACCGGCCCTCCGACATCGAGGCGCAGCTGCGCTTTCTGGCCGGCGAGGGTGTCGACCTCATCGTCACCAGCGGTGGGCTCGGCCCGACGGCCGATGACGTGACGGTCGCGACGGTCGCCGAGTTCAGCGGCCGCGAACTGATCCTGGACGACGCGCTCGAGGCCACCATCGCCGACATCCTCCGCCGTCTGATGGGCCGTTCCGGCGTCGGCGAGGTCGACTTCGACGCCGTGCTGGCGGCCAACCGCAAGCAGGCGATGGTCCCGCAGGGCGCCGAGATCCTCTCACCGGTCGGCACCGCGCCGGGCGTGGTCGTGCCGGGCACGCCGACCATCGTCGTGCTGCCCGGTCCGCCGCGTGAACTACAGCCCATGTGGGACAAGGCAATTCGCACCGACGGTGTGCAGCAGGCGATCGCCGGGCGCACCGAGTACCGGCAGGCCACCATCCGCATGTTCGGGCTGCCCGAGTCCGGTCTCGCTGAGACGCTGCGGGACGGCGAGCAGAGCATCGCCGACTTCGACCGTCTCGAGATCACCACCTGCCTGCGCCGCGGCGAGCTCGAGATCGTCACGCGCTACGAGCCCGACGCCGCGCCCGTCTACGACGCCCTGCTCGCGCTGCTGCAGACGCGCCACGGCCGGGAGATCTTCTCCACCGACGGCGCCCTGGTCGACGACCAGGTCGCCGAGCTGCTGGCGGGCCGCACCATCGCCACCGCCGAATCCTGCACCGCGGGCCTGGTGGCCGCGCGGCTGACCGACCGGCCCGGGTCGTCGGCCTACGTCGCCGGGGGCGTGGTCAGCTACTCCAACGAGGCGAAGTCGGCGTTACTCGGGGTGGACCCCCGGCTCATCGCCGAGCACGGCGCGGTGTCCGAGCCCGTGGCCGAGGCCATGGCCATGGGTGCCCTTCGGCGCTTCGAGGCCGACACCGCGATCTCCACGACCGGGATCGCGGGTCCCGGCGGTGGCAGCGCCGAGAAGCCGGTGGGCACCGTGTGCTTCAGCGTGCAGTTGGCCGACGGCCGGTCGACGACCACGACCCTGGTGCTTCCGGGCAACCGGTCCGACGTCAGGGAGCGGTCCACGACCGTGGCGATGCACCTGCTGCGGCGCCTGCTGAGCACCCCGGCAGGGGTGGGCCACGCGTGA
- a CDS encoding glycosyl hydrolase 2 galactose-binding domain-containing protein, with protein sequence MRQTAVLGLVVLLLLLSFSAGDVPTFARPEPAAQEVQLDTGWQLASAREVTAGGADISQATYRGPHWHTVKKMPSSVLQALEDDGTYPNLYYGKNLLQEVPQDLWKQDWWYRTTFVAPAGHTTYQLNFPGINYRAEIWLNGHRLADATQIVGMYVDHDLDVTPWIRPGGANTLAVKVTPERALQDVDGVELADSWFDWINWNYLGYQGPGKNPGNGNSFVADRNAGILKPVTLRMSGAVAISSATVNTELPLPKTDSARLSVFTTVRNFSARRVEGVLRATISRRGKADVRVEQRVGLAPGEQRDVGFSPDDFAQLTLAHPDLWWPYTMGAPDMYDLHLEFRQFGSAIDETHQRFGVRTITQARDDDERFPELGSGGSFYLQVNGRDFLVRGATYTPDLLYDYDLDRQRAILSYARDLGLNMLRLESKIPDESFAEAADELGIPLMVGWMCCNQWEKWPQWNAEDNRVARDSLRSQITMLRSHPSAFVWANGSDGRPPQQVRDDYHQILRDLHWQNAVVDTVSSYAIDASGQRLWDGIQMAGPYTWRPPTYWFSGRYRAARGASAEQGDNEHIPPFASLQEFIPPDKLWPINDYWTFHAGSNPGNSALASIQLAINRRYGPSSNAYDFARKAQLAHYESTRAQFESYAALGWAGHKMTIYWMLNSHWPSFFGNVFDYYLRPGGAYYGAKAGLRPLSAVFDSYATGDHGQATVTLVNQRPEAVAGARVRVRVYDLNGRVRDDRTSAPLNVPSGGTAAALVLPREARDSRVFFVRCEVLDAAGKVVDENVYWQSQRNDDVGNPNADFAFELRQESWADMTPLNTMPRAALDVSATRSLAADGNGAVTIHLHNPGGQVAFFERAEVTSTRDGDEILPMEYDDNYVTVFPGETVDVRASMPGRAVSADWVRVTGYNSPPVVVPVGPSAADPVK encoded by the coding sequence ATGCGCCAAACCGCCGTCCTGGGCCTCGTGGTTCTCCTGCTCCTGCTGTCGTTCAGTGCCGGTGACGTTCCCACGTTCGCCCGGCCCGAACCCGCGGCGCAGGAGGTCCAGCTCGACACCGGCTGGCAGCTGGCGTCCGCACGCGAGGTCACCGCGGGCGGCGCGGACATCTCCCAGGCGACCTACCGCGGGCCGCACTGGCACACCGTCAAGAAGATGCCGTCCTCGGTGCTGCAGGCGCTCGAGGACGACGGCACCTACCCCAATCTCTACTACGGCAAGAACCTCCTCCAGGAGGTGCCGCAGGACCTGTGGAAGCAGGACTGGTGGTACCGCACGACGTTCGTCGCCCCGGCCGGTCACACCACCTACCAGCTGAACTTCCCCGGCATCAACTACCGCGCCGAGATCTGGCTCAACGGGCACCGCCTCGCCGACGCCACGCAGATCGTCGGCATGTACGTCGACCACGATCTCGACGTCACGCCGTGGATCCGGCCCGGCGGCGCCAACACCCTCGCCGTCAAGGTGACGCCCGAGCGGGCACTGCAGGACGTCGACGGCGTCGAGCTCGCCGACAGCTGGTTCGACTGGATCAACTGGAACTATCTCGGCTATCAGGGACCCGGCAAGAACCCCGGCAACGGCAACTCCTTCGTCGCCGACCGCAACGCCGGGATCCTCAAGCCGGTGACGCTGCGGATGTCGGGGGCCGTCGCGATCTCCTCGGCGACCGTGAACACCGAACTGCCCCTGCCGAAGACCGACTCGGCGCGCCTGTCGGTGTTCACCACCGTGCGCAACTTCTCCGCGCGCCGCGTGGAGGGCGTCCTGCGCGCCACCATCAGCCGGCGGGGGAAGGCGGACGTGCGCGTCGAGCAGCGGGTCGGCCTGGCCCCCGGCGAGCAGCGCGACGTCGGGTTCAGCCCCGACGACTTCGCCCAGCTGACGCTCGCCCATCCCGACCTGTGGTGGCCCTACACCATGGGCGCACCCGACATGTACGACCTGCACCTGGAGTTCCGCCAGTTCGGCAGCGCAATCGACGAGACCCACCAGCGCTTCGGCGTGCGCACCATCACCCAGGCCCGCGATGACGACGAGCGCTTCCCCGAGCTGGGCTCCGGCGGCAGCTTCTACCTGCAGGTCAACGGCCGCGACTTCCTGGTCCGCGGTGCCACCTACACCCCCGACCTGCTCTACGACTACGACCTCGACCGCCAGCGCGCCATCCTGTCCTACGCGCGCGACCTCGGACTGAACATGCTGCGGCTGGAGTCCAAGATCCCCGACGAGAGCTTCGCCGAGGCCGCCGACGAGCTCGGCATTCCGCTGATGGTCGGCTGGATGTGCTGCAACCAGTGGGAGAAGTGGCCGCAGTGGAACGCCGAGGACAACCGCGTCGCCCGCGACAGCCTGCGCTCGCAGATCACGATGCTGCGCTCGCACCCGTCGGCGTTCGTGTGGGCCAACGGCAGCGATGGCCGCCCGCCGCAGCAGGTGCGCGACGACTACCACCAGATCCTGCGCGACCTGCACTGGCAGAACGCCGTCGTCGACACGGTGTCGTCCTACGCGATCGACGCCTCCGGCCAGCGGCTCTGGGACGGCATCCAGATGGCCGGTCCCTACACCTGGCGGCCACCGACGTACTGGTTCAGCGGGCGCTACCGCGCGGCCCGGGGAGCGTCGGCCGAACAGGGCGACAACGAGCACATTCCGCCATTCGCGAGCCTGCAGGAGTTCATCCCGCCCGACAAGCTGTGGCCCATCAACGACTACTGGACCTTCCACGCGGGATCCAATCCCGGCAACTCGGCGCTCGCCAGCATCCAGCTCGCGATCAACCGACGGTACGGCCCGTCGAGCAATGCCTACGACTTCGCCCGCAAGGCCCAGCTCGCGCACTACGAGTCGACCCGCGCACAGTTCGAGTCCTATGCCGCGCTGGGGTGGGCGGGGCACAAGATGACCATCTACTGGATGCTCAACAGCCACTGGCCGTCGTTCTTCGGCAACGTCTTCGACTACTACCTGCGGCCGGGGGGCGCCTACTACGGCGCCAAGGCGGGCCTGCGGCCGCTGTCGGCGGTCTTCGACTCCTACGCGACGGGCGATCACGGCCAGGCGACGGTGACGCTGGTCAACCAGCGACCCGAGGCCGTTGCCGGGGCCCGCGTGCGGGTCAGGGTGTACGACCTGAACGGTCGGGTCCGCGACGACCGGACCAGCGCGCCGTTGAACGTGCCCTCGGGCGGGACCGCGGCGGCCCTCGTGCTGCCACGGGAGGCGCGCGACTCACGGGTGTTCTTCGTCCGCTGCGAGGTCCTCGACGCGGCGGGCAAGGTCGTCGACGAGAACGTCTACTGGCAGTCGCAGCGCAACGACGACGTGGGAAACCCCAACGCGGACTTCGCCTTCGAGCTCCGGCAGGAGAGCTGGGCCGACATGACCCCGCTGAACACGATGCCGCGGGCCGCGCTCGACGTCTCCGCCACCCGCTCGCTGGCGGCCGACGGCAACGGCGCCGTCACGATCCACCTGCACAACCCGGGCGGGCAGGTCGCGTTCTTCGAGCGCGCCGAGGTGACGTCGACCCGCGACGGCGACGAGATCCTGCCGATGGAGTACGACGACAACTACGTGACGGTGTTCCCCGGCGAGACGGTCGACGTGCGGGCGTCGATGCCCGGCCGCGCCGTGTCGGCCGACTGGGTCCGCGTCACCGGGTACAACAGCCCACCGGTCGTGGTGCCGGTCGGCCCGTCGGCTGCCGATCCCGTCAAGTAG
- a CDS encoding alpha/beta hydrolase family protein, with product MRILFDDADMDAQLSRTLIAVSAEAADLGEVFATAARVTEGDYDSWFTEWSATAEVAQSLAEDAVRGGHDVTARKAFLRASEYWRQAFFFLRHDLDDARLQRAWRRHRETFRAALPLLDCHAVIAEIPYDGVTMTGYLFRPADADTPRPTILAPCGMDSTAEAGYVATGYMALPRGYNFFVFEGPGQGGTLFEHRRTFRPDFEVPFGEAFTWLLDQDGVHPHAVIVMGRSFGGYLGPRAAACESRVAALVADPGQYDFASRIGTFASSLGFAAEEDFLSRLLAADEDLDARLQNLLSGSRNVEWYGSRMAAMGAKTVGDFLRKQLQFSLRDVAADIRCPTLLTEGEGDFAAQGELLFEHLTCERRLTTFSAAEGAGGHCEGLGSTLFEGYAFDWIDRILGRAAAPAPVN from the coding sequence GTGAGGATCCTGTTCGACGACGCGGACATGGACGCCCAGCTGAGCCGCACCCTCATCGCCGTCTCCGCGGAGGCCGCCGACCTCGGCGAGGTGTTCGCCACCGCGGCGCGGGTCACCGAGGGGGACTACGACTCGTGGTTCACCGAGTGGTCGGCGACCGCGGAGGTGGCCCAGTCCCTGGCCGAGGACGCCGTGCGCGGCGGGCACGACGTGACGGCGCGCAAGGCGTTCCTGCGGGCGTCGGAGTACTGGCGGCAGGCGTTCTTCTTCCTGCGCCACGACCTCGACGACGCACGGCTGCAGCGCGCGTGGCGTCGGCACCGCGAGACGTTCCGCGCGGCACTGCCGCTGCTGGACTGCCACGCGGTGATCGCCGAGATCCCGTACGACGGCGTCACCATGACGGGGTATCTGTTTCGGCCCGCGGACGCCGACACCCCGCGGCCGACCATTCTGGCGCCGTGCGGCATGGACTCGACGGCCGAGGCGGGGTACGTCGCCACCGGATACATGGCGCTGCCCCGGGGGTACAACTTCTTCGTCTTCGAGGGGCCGGGCCAGGGCGGCACGCTGTTCGAGCACCGCCGCACCTTCCGGCCCGACTTCGAGGTGCCGTTCGGCGAGGCCTTCACCTGGCTACTGGACCAGGACGGCGTCCACCCCCACGCGGTGATCGTGATGGGCCGCTCCTTCGGGGGGTACCTCGGTCCGCGCGCGGCGGCCTGCGAGTCGCGGGTCGCCGCCCTGGTCGCCGATCCGGGTCAGTACGACTTCGCTTCGCGCATCGGAACTTTCGCCTCGAGTCTGGGCTTCGCGGCGGAGGAGGACTTCCTGTCCCGGCTGCTCGCGGCCGACGAGGACCTCGACGCGCGCCTGCAGAACCTGCTGAGCGGGTCACGCAACGTGGAGTGGTACGGCTCGCGGATGGCCGCCATGGGCGCCAAGACGGTGGGCGACTTCCTGCGCAAGCAGCTGCAGTTCTCACTGCGGGACGTCGCCGCCGACATCCGCTGTCCGACGCTGCTCACCGAGGGCGAGGGTGACTTCGCCGCCCAGGGCGAGCTGCTGTTCGAGCACCTGACGTGCGAGCGCAGGCTGACGACGTTCAGCGCGGCGGAGGGCGCGGGCGGCCACTGCGAGGGTCTGGGCAGCACGCTGTTCGAGGGCTACGCATTCGACTGGATCGACCGCATCCTGGGGCGCGCGGCGGCCCCGGCGCCCGTGAACTAG
- a CDS encoding alpha/beta fold hydrolase codes for MVMPIARPRLEGNIAVGEDRQIGFAEFGDPQGRAVFWLHGTPGARRQIPVEARQYAERHHIRLIGVDRPGIGSSTPFQYPNVLAFAEDLGTIADVLGVGQMAVIGLSGGGPYALACAAAMPDRVVVAGVLGGVAPTIGPEGIGGGLMSLGSFVAPFMPIIGWPLRLAAVGLIRLVKPLGERAVDMYGRVSPIGDRRLLARPEFKAMFLDDLLNGSRKQMSAPFADVVVFARDWGFRLDEVKVPVRWWHGDKDHIIPFAHGEHVVALLPDAELYPLPGESHLAGLGYAQEILEKLMALWDDLDQDPTGP; via the coding sequence ATGGTCATGCCCATCGCACGTCCCCGCCTGGAGGGCAACATCGCCGTCGGGGAGGACCGTCAGATCGGCTTCGCCGAGTTCGGCGACCCGCAGGGCCGGGCCGTCTTCTGGCTGCACGGCACCCCGGGCGCCCGGCGCCAGATCCCGGTCGAGGCCCGCCAGTACGCCGAGCGCCACCACATCCGGCTGATCGGGGTCGACCGTCCGGGCATCGGCTCGTCGACGCCGTTCCAGTACCCGAACGTGCTGGCGTTCGCCGAGGACCTCGGCACGATCGCCGACGTCCTGGGCGTCGGTCAGATGGCGGTCATCGGGCTCTCCGGTGGCGGCCCCTATGCGCTCGCCTGCGCGGCGGCCATGCCGGACCGCGTCGTCGTGGCGGGCGTGCTCGGTGGCGTCGCCCCGACGATCGGTCCCGAGGGCATCGGCGGAGGACTGATGTCCCTCGGCTCCTTCGTCGCGCCCTTCATGCCGATCATCGGCTGGCCGCTGCGGTTGGCGGCGGTCGGGCTGATCCGGCTCGTCAAACCGCTCGGCGAACGGGCCGTCGACATGTACGGGCGGGTGTCGCCGATCGGGGACCGGCGCCTGCTGGCCCGTCCGGAATTCAAGGCCATGTTCCTCGACGACCTGCTCAACGGCAGCCGCAAGCAGATGTCCGCGCCGTTCGCCGACGTCGTCGTCTTCGCCAGGGATTGGGGCTTCCGGCTCGACGAGGTCAAGGTCCCGGTGCGGTGGTGGCACGGCGACAAGGACCACATCATCCCGTTCGCGCACGGCGAGCACGTCGTCGCGCTGCTTCCCGACGCCGAGCTGTACCCGTTGCCCGGGGAGAGCCACCTCGCCGGCCTCGGCTACGCGCAGGAGATCCTGGAGAAGCTGATGGCGCTGTGGGACGACCTCGACCAGGACCCGACCGGCCCCTAG
- a CDS encoding glucose 1-dehydrogenase, with product MGRVDGKVALISGGARGMGAAHARMLVAEGARVVIGDILDDEGKALAEEIGDAARYVHLDVTEADQWDAAVATAVGDFGALNVLVNNAGIVALGKIGSFDMAKWQKVIDVNLTGTFLGMQASVEAMKAAGGGSIINVSSIEGLRGAAMVHPYVATKWAVRGLAKSAAIELGKHKIRINSLHPGFIRTPMTKHFPDDMVTAPLGRPGEVDEVATFVVFLASDESSFATGSEFVVDGGLVTDVPHKDLF from the coding sequence ATGGGACGCGTGGACGGAAAAGTTGCACTGATCAGCGGCGGGGCGCGCGGAATGGGCGCCGCTCACGCCCGCATGCTGGTTGCCGAGGGGGCCCGGGTGGTCATCGGCGACATCCTCGACGACGAGGGCAAGGCGCTGGCCGAGGAGATCGGTGACGCGGCGCGCTACGTCCACCTCGACGTCACCGAGGCCGACCAGTGGGACGCCGCCGTCGCCACCGCGGTCGGCGACTTCGGCGCACTGAACGTCCTGGTCAACAACGCCGGCATCGTCGCCCTCGGCAAGATCGGCAGCTTCGACATGGCGAAGTGGCAGAAGGTCATAGACGTCAACCTCACCGGCACGTTCCTCGGCATGCAGGCCTCCGTCGAGGCCATGAAGGCGGCCGGCGGCGGGTCGATCATCAACGTCTCCTCGATCGAGGGCCTGCGCGGCGCGGCCATGGTCCACCCCTACGTCGCCACGAAGTGGGCCGTGCGAGGGCTGGCCAAGTCCGCCGCCATCGAGCTCGGCAAGCACAAGATCCGGATCAACTCACTGCACCCCGGGTTCATTCGCACACCCATGACCAAGCACTTCCCCGACGACATGGTCACGGCTCCGCTGGGCCGCCCGGGCGAGGTGGACGAGGTCGCCACGTTCGTGGTGTTCCTGGCCAGCGATGAATCGTCGTTCGCCACGGGCAGCGAGTTCGTCGTCGACGGCGGTCTGGTCACCGACGTGCCGCACAAGGACTTGTTCTAG
- a CDS encoding amidase — protein MDTSQARELASVDALGQAALAASGELSAVDLLEAAIIRLEAARPLNAVITDLLDRGREQAAALDQSGALRAGDAGPLAGVPFLLKDLGASLAGTPEAMGSRALRDYVAPETSWVVQQYLDAGLVVFGKTNTPEWGNHCTTEPFLFGPTVNPWAPDVTPGGSSGGSAAAVAAGVVPAASGGDGTGSIRVPAACCGLVGLKPRRGRSSFAPDGGQGMEGLVNGHALTRTVRDSAALLDVIAGSAVGDPYAVPAPPTPFLAAIAEPPAATRILTTTQSPFPGPPTHPEVVAAVDAVAHTLDGLGHRIDSGAPTFDPDVVADAIAVLHTVSNAQLHAFGRSVLGREPEEDDFEPSSWVMMREGFETTGVAYAEAIGAVHAQTRRFAAGMSGHDVLLVPTLLTPPPPYGSLNQPRGTTRAFFDVEFATTGWTTMANVTGWAAISLPLGVTATGLPIGVQLMAQDEGILLQLAAQLETATPWSQRRPVGWVG, from the coding sequence ATGGACACTTCCCAGGCACGCGAACTCGCCTCCGTCGACGCCCTCGGTCAGGCCGCGCTCGCCGCGTCGGGTGAACTGAGCGCCGTCGACCTGCTCGAGGCGGCGATCATCCGGCTCGAGGCGGCCCGCCCGTTGAACGCGGTCATCACCGATCTGCTCGACCGCGGGCGCGAGCAGGCCGCCGCGCTCGACCAATCCGGCGCTCTTCGCGCCGGCGACGCGGGTCCCCTGGCCGGGGTCCCGTTCCTGCTGAAGGACCTCGGCGCGTCGCTCGCCGGGACCCCCGAGGCCATGGGTTCGCGCGCGCTGCGCGACTACGTCGCCCCCGAGACGTCCTGGGTGGTGCAGCAGTATCTGGATGCGGGGCTGGTGGTGTTCGGCAAGACCAACACCCCCGAGTGGGGCAATCACTGCACCACCGAGCCGTTCCTGTTCGGACCGACGGTCAACCCGTGGGCGCCGGACGTGACGCCCGGCGGCTCGAGCGGCGGTTCTGCCGCGGCGGTGGCGGCCGGGGTGGTGCCCGCGGCGTCCGGGGGTGACGGCACCGGTTCGATCCGCGTGCCCGCCGCCTGCTGCGGGTTGGTGGGCCTCAAGCCGCGGCGCGGGCGCAGCTCGTTCGCACCCGACGGCGGCCAGGGCATGGAGGGTCTCGTCAACGGTCATGCGCTGACGCGCACCGTGCGCGACAGCGCCGCCCTGCTCGACGTCATCGCCGGCTCGGCCGTCGGTGACCCTTACGCCGTGCCTGCGCCACCGACGCCGTTCCTCGCCGCGATCGCCGAGCCGCCCGCGGCGACCCGGATCCTGACCACGACGCAGTCACCGTTCCCGGGTCCGCCCACGCACCCCGAGGTGGTCGCCGCGGTCGACGCGGTGGCCCACACCCTCGACGGGCTCGGCCACCGAATCGATTCGGGCGCACCGACTTTCGACCCGGATGTCGTCGCCGACGCCATCGCCGTCCTGCATACCGTCAGCAATGCCCAGCTGCATGCCTTCGGCAGATCGGTCCTCGGCCGCGAGCCCGAGGAGGACGACTTCGAACCCAGCAGCTGGGTGATGATGCGCGAGGGATTCGAGACGACCGGCGTGGCGTACGCCGAGGCGATCGGCGCGGTGCACGCCCAGACCCGCCGCTTCGCCGCAGGCATGTCCGGCCACGACGTGCTGCTGGTGCCGACGCTGCTGACTCCCCCGCCGCCCTACGGATCGCTGAACCAGCCGCGCGGCACCACCCGCGCGTTCTTCGACGTGGAGTTCGCCACGACGGGGTGGACGACGATGGCCAACGTCACCGGCTGGGCGGCGATCTCGCTGCCGCTGGGCGTCACCGCGACGGGGCTGCCGATCGGCGTGCAACTGATGGCCCAGGACGAGGGCATCCTGCTGCAGCTGGCCGCCCAGCTCGAGACGGCCACGCCGTGGTCGCAGCGGCGTCCCGTCGGCTGGGTCGGCTGA
- the yaaA gene encoding peroxide stress protein YaaA, which produces MIVLLPPSETKRDGGDGPPLAPSALSFPELGDVRAALLDELVALAADRPAARRALGISAAQDGEIDRNAALTSSPTMAAIDRYTGVLYDALDVGSLSGAAAARARSRLAVGSALFGLLRADDAIPAYRLSAGSKLPGRPTMAARWRPVLEPVLARLAADELVVDLRSGSYAALGRLPGAVDVDVVAERPDGTRAVVSHFNKAHKGRLARVLASSRSEPSDAAAVAALARRAGMRVERSGNALVVVVPA; this is translated from the coding sequence GTGATCGTGCTGCTGCCGCCGTCGGAGACCAAGCGCGACGGTGGCGACGGGCCTCCGCTGGCGCCGTCCGCCCTGTCCTTCCCCGAGCTCGGGGACGTGCGCGCGGCGCTGCTCGACGAGCTGGTGGCGCTGGCCGCCGACCGGCCCGCGGCCCGGCGCGCACTCGGCATCTCCGCCGCACAGGACGGCGAGATCGACCGCAACGCCGCCCTGACGTCGTCACCCACCATGGCGGCGATCGACCGCTACACCGGCGTGCTGTACGACGCGCTCGACGTCGGCTCGCTGTCCGGGGCGGCGGCCGCCCGCGCACGGTCACGGCTGGCGGTCGGCTCGGCGCTGTTCGGGCTGCTGCGCGCCGACGACGCCATCCCGGCCTACCGGCTGTCGGCGGGCTCGAAGCTGCCGGGCCGCCCGACGATGGCGGCGCGCTGGCGTCCCGTCCTCGAACCGGTGCTCGCCCGCCTGGCGGCCGACGAGCTGGTCGTCGACCTCAGGTCCGGGTCCTACGCCGCGCTGGGCCGGCTGCCCGGCGCGGTCGACGTCGACGTCGTGGCCGAGCGGCCCGACGGCACGCGCGCGGTGGTCAGCCACTTCAACAAGGCCCACAAGGGCAGGCTGGCCAGGGTGCTGGCGAGCAGCCGGTCCGAGCCGTCGGACGCCGCCGCGGTGGCCGCGCTGGCCCGGCGGGCGGGCATGCGGGTCGAGCGCTCGGGCAACGCGCTGGTCGTCGTGGTGCCGGCCTAG